In the Granulosicoccus antarcticus IMCC3135 genome, TACGTCCGGTCTTCTGGTTATGGCGAAAAATCGGGTTGCCCATCGCCTGTTACAGCAGCAGTTTGAACATCGACGCATCGGCAAGCGTTACATCGCTCGGCTGTGTATGGCACCGCAGGCATTGGGTGGGCGTGTGCACTTGCCCTTGCGTGGTGATATGGATGATCGCCCTCGTCAGATTGTTTGCCAGGCTCACGGCAAGCAATCCACTACGATATGGCACCGCTTTTCTGCCAGTGACCCTTTGTGTGTCTGGCTCTATCCTCTGACCGGCAGGACGCACCAACTGCGCGTACATATGGCTCACCCCGACGGGCTTGGGGTCGCCATTCAGGGGGATCGCCTGTACCAGGCCCATTACCCGTCGTCAAATAACCACAATGCGAGCGCCCCGAGTGAGTCTGCAGAGCCGCCGCAGGAGCCTGCTTGTGGAAGGCTCATGCTGCATGCTCAATACCTGGCCTTCGATCATCCTGAAACCGGAGTCAGGTTGAATTTTCAAACTCCGGCAAGATTCTTCGAAAATGAGCAAAAATAGGCCATGAAAATTTACCTCATCGCCTATCTGGCGGCTGTATTGGCTTTTGTTGTCATCGATGGAATCTGGCTGGGACTGGTTGCCAAAAATCTGTATGCCACGCAGATGGGCGAGCTGCTTCGCAAGGATATTCTGGTCGCTCCGGCGGTGGGCTTCTACCTTGCCTATACGGCGGGAATCGTGTTTCTGGCGGTGCGTCCCATGCAGCCCGAGCTATCACTGTTCAACGTTGCAGCCTACGGCGCCATTGTCGGCTTTCTGGCTTACGGTACCTACGACATGACCAATCTATCGACGGTGAAGGATTGGCCAATGCTGATCAGTTTCGTGGATCTGGTCTGGGGTACAGCATTGTCAGCCAGTGTCGCTACGATCTCGGCGATCAGTGTCCGGCACTTTGCGTAAGGATTGTGGTGGGGGAAAATGAGTGCGTCATCGTAGCGAGTTGAAATGCGAACACCATGCGCCAGCGAATGCTGGGGATGGCAAGGCATAAATGATCACCC is a window encoding:
- a CDS encoding RluA family pseudouridine synthase, with the translated sequence MSELNSSIPGLPVIFEDDSVIVVDKPSGMLSQPGKTVSDSVVTRVMQFRPEADGPVLVHRLDMDTSGLLVMAKNRVAHRLLQQQFEHRRIGKRYIARLCMAPQALGGRVHLPLRGDMDDRPRQIVCQAHGKQSTTIWHRFSASDPLCVWLYPLTGRTHQLRVHMAHPDGLGVAIQGDRLYQAHYPSSNNHNASAPSESAEPPQEPACGRLMLHAQYLAFDHPETGVRLNFQTPARFFENEQK
- a CDS encoding DUF2177 family protein, with amino-acid sequence MKIYLIAYLAAVLAFVVIDGIWLGLVAKNLYATQMGELLRKDILVAPAVGFYLAYTAGIVFLAVRPMQPELSLFNVAAYGAIVGFLAYGTYDMTNLSTVKDWPMLISFVDLVWGTALSASVATISAISVRHFA